One stretch of Microcebus murinus isolate Inina chromosome 12, M.murinus_Inina_mat1.0, whole genome shotgun sequence DNA includes these proteins:
- the IER5L gene encoding immediate early response gene 5-like protein: MECALDAQSLISISLRKIHSSRTQRGGIKLHKNLLVSYVLRNARQLYLSERYAELYRRQQQQQQQQQQPPHHQHQHLAYAAPGMPASAADFGPLQVGGGGDAEAREPAARHQLHQLHQLHQLHLQQQLHQHQHPAPRGCAAAAGASAGGAGALSELPGCAALQPPHGAPHRGQPLEPLQPGPAPLPLPLPPPAPAALCLRDPRASAACSAPSAPPGATPPAAAASPPASPAPASSPGFYRGAYPAPSDFGVHCSSQTTVLDLDTHVVTTVENGYLHQDCCASAHCPCCGQGAPGPGLASATGCKRKYYPGQEEEDEDEEDAGDLGAEPPGGAPFAPCKRARFEDFCPDSSPDASNISNLISIFGSGFSGLVSRQPDSSEQPPPLNGQLCAKQALASLGAWTRAIVAF; this comes from the coding sequence ATGGAGTGCGCCCTGGACGCCCAGAGCCTGATCAGCATCTCCCTGCGCAAGATCCACAGCTCCCGGACCCAGCGCGGCGGCATCAAGCTGCACAAGAACCTCCTGGTGTCCTACGTGCTCCGCAACGCGCGCCAGCTCTACCTGAGCGAGCGCTACGCTGAGCTCTACCggcgccagcagcagcagcagcaacagcagcagcagccgccccaccaccagcaccagcacctCGCGTACGCGGCGCCGGGCATGCCGGCCAGCGCGGCTGACTTCGGCCCGCTCCAAGTtggcggcggcggggacgcggAGGCGCGCGAGCCGGCCGCCCGGCACCAGCTGCACCAGCTCCACCAGCTCCACCAGCTGCACCTCCAGCAGCAGCTGCACCAGCACCAGCACCCGGCGCCCAGGGGCtgcgcggcggcggccggggcgtccgcgggcggcgcgggggcgcTCTCCGAGCTGCCCGGGTGCGCCGCGCTCCAGCCGCCGCACGGCGCGCCCCACCGCGGGCAGCCCTTGGAGCCGCTGCAGCCGGGTCCTGCGCCGCTGCCGCTGCCTctgccgccgcccgcgcccgctgCGCTCTGCCTGCGGGACCCTCGCGCCTCGGCTGCCTGCTCCGCGCCCTCCGCGCCCCCAGGGGCCACCCctccggccgccgccgcctccccgcccgcctccccggcacccgcctcctcccctggctTCTACCGGGGCGCGTACCCGGCCCCCTCGGACTTCGGCGTGCACTGCAGCAGCCAGACCACCGTGCTGGACCTGGACACTCACGTGGTGACTACGGTGGAGAACGGCTACTTGCACCAGGACTGCTGCGCCTCCGCCCACTGCCCCTGCTGTGGCCAGGGCGCTCCGGGACCGGGCCTGGCGTCCGCCACCGGCTGCAAGCGCAAGTATTACCctggccaggaggaggaggacgaagACGAGGAGGACGCGGGCGACCTGGGGGCCGAGCCCCCCGGGGGCGCCCCGTTCGCCCCCTGTAAGCGCGCCCGCTTCGAGGACTTCTGCCCGGACTCGTCCCCGGACGCGTCCAACATCTCAAACTTGATCTCCATCTTTGGCTCGGGCTTCTCCGGGCTGGTGAGCCGACAGCCGGACTCCTCGGAGCAGCCGCCGCCGCTCAACGGGCAGCTGTGCGCCAAGCAGGCGCTCGCCAGCCTCGGCGCCTGGACTCGAGCCATTGTCGCCTTCTAG